In Cyclopterus lumpus isolate fCycLum1 chromosome 9, fCycLum1.pri, whole genome shotgun sequence, a single genomic region encodes these proteins:
- the fam160b2 gene encoding protein FAM160B2 isoform X6 codes for METFSKLSSLLLRALETKEPTVELLESFVDHWKSITNYYIQTTDDSRPVRQTEIPWCLRQMLDILVYEEKQQVEDTGPCLEYLLQHKLLETLCTLGKAQYPLGMVQQVLLFFSKLLSQIQKPLLQLVGVYRPVQKLIGLCALPGSHTEKEEAQFLLVVCSRVKQDPHTLRYLLQVTAAPPTQPAARTPASDQSQPCTQASNHSKEPPLPASQSDSSTGRPVQSESGLLSALLQLAQSQRGSVCLKAFESLLMLSALQSESSGEILADHTQLGELLTGRLLQLYSLLPLESLDPGEVQSWPHTPWSSQFSHCRSDLRSKYSASNQMTNFFSWLDFLDHLMREAPQVLAVKLAQCVHRFWLFDILQPQLLHTCEQMVLVSTSILCVAVRFVQSSSLLDQLVHFLLRTHTLTYLLVQRCDHISDQISLASLSLVEELLQKPHRDILDVLVLTFLQSRSYLSAPAAGQEDRPLESNQTNEDSDDLEEDPFFSDSLLFSDSQLLLHPPPPPFSSSSSSAPPPSGLGSAADVVNSFLCLVPVQVRSAQLLQEGGYESYVHDAHTQPYELNLKLTAVLSRLSAFNHPLLQEYLLNPYIHLSHCSRSLFSVLIRLMGELMQRIQQVSNLTDRLLNTRRDLLGLNHNTGLEHLTLLRGVVVLEEFCKELAAIAFVKLPLDQVVTPLDQQ; via the exons ATGGAGACGTTCAGTAAGCTGAGCAGCTTGTTGCTGCGCGCGCTGGAGACG AAGGAGCCTACAGTTGAACTGCTGGAGTCCTTTGTTGATCATTGGAAATCAATAACTAACTATTACATCCAGACAACAG atgacaGTCGtcctgtcagacagacagagatccCCTGGTGTCTCAGACAGATGTTGGACATCCTGGTGTACGAAGAGAAACAACAG GTGGAGGACACAGGACCATGTTTGGAGTATCTGCTGCAACACAAACTGTTGGAGACCCTGTGCACTCTGGGAAAGGCTCAG tacCCCCTAGGCATGGTCCAGCAggtcttgttgttcttctccaAGTTGTTGTCTCAGATCCAGAAacctctgctgcagctggtcggCGTCTACAGGCCTGTGCAG AAGCTGATTGGTCTATGTGCACTTCCTGGTTCCCACACTGAGAAGGAGGAAGCTCAGTTCTTATTGGTGGTTTGCTCCAGAGTCAAACAGGATCCGCACACACTCAGATACCTCTTACAGGTAACGGCGGCACCACCAACTCAACCGGCAGCCAGGACACCAGcttctgaccaatcacagccctGCACACAAGCCTCCAATCACAGCAAAGAGCCGCCACTGCCAGCCAGCCAATCGGATTCATCTACCGGCCGCCCTGTCCAATCAGAATCCGGTCTGCTGTCGGCTCTGCTGCAGCTCGCCCAGAGTCAG AGGGGTTCGGTGTGTCTGAAGGCCTTTGAGAGCCTCCTCATGCTGTCTGCTCTCCAGTCCGAATCTTCAGGGGAGATTCTGGCCGATCATACCCAGCTGGGAGAGCTGCTTACTGGGAGGCTGCTACAGCTTTACTCTCTGCTGCCTCTGGAGAGTCTGGATCCTGGAGAGGTGCAGAGCTGGCCTCATACACCATGGAG CTCTCAGTTCTCTCACTGCAGATCTGATCTCAGGTCAAAGTATTCTGCTTCTAATCAGATGACCAACTTCTTCTCTTGGTTGGACTTCCTGGATCACCTGATGAGAGAAGCCCctcag gtgttgGCAGTGAAGCTAGCTCAGTGTGTTCATCGGTTTTGGTTGTTTGACATTCTTCAGCCTCAGCTGCTACACAC GTGTGAGCAGATGGTCCtggtctccacctccatccTCTGTGTTGCTGTCAGATTCGTACAGTCCTCGTCTCTGCTGGATCAGCTGGTTCACTTCctgctgaggacacacacactgacttacCTGCTTGTGCAGCGATGTGACCACATCTCTGACCAG ATCAGTTtggcctctctgtctctggtggAGGAGTTACTACAGAAGCCTCACAGGGACATTCTGGATGTCCTGGTGTTGACTTTCCTGCAGAGTCGTAGTTACCTGTCTGCACCTGCTGCAGGTCAGGAGGACAGGCCCCTCGAGAGCAACCAGACCAATGAGGACAGCGA tGATCTGGAGGAGGACCCGTTCTTCTCAGACAGCTTGCTGTTCTCAGACAGTCAGCtgcttcttcatcctcctcctcctcctttctcctcctcttcctcctctgctccaccTCCCTCTGGTCTGGGATCAGCTGCTGATGTTGtcaacag TTTCCTGTGTTTAGTTCCGGTTCAGGTTCGATCAGctcagctgctgcaggaagGAGGATACGAGTCGTACGTCCACGACGctcacacacag CCGTACGAGTTAAACCTGAAGTTGACTGCAGTTCTGTCCAGACTGTCGGCCTTCAACCACCCGCTGCTGCAGGAATACCTGCTCAATCCATACATCCACCTATCTCACTGCTCCAGGTCGCTGTTCTCTGTCCTCATCAGG tTGATGGGAGAGTTGATGCAGAGAATCCAGCAGGTGTCCAacctgacagacagactgttGAACACCAGGAGAGACCTTCTGGGACTGAACCACAACACTGG ACTGGAGCACTTGACTCTGCTGAGAGGAGTTGTCGTCCTCGAGGAGTTCTGTAAGGAGCTTGCCGCCATTGCCTTTGTCAAACTGCCCCTGGACCAGGTAGTGACACCCCTGGACCAGCAGTGA
- the fam160b2 gene encoding protein FAM160B2 isoform X5, translated as MTVVLSDRQRSPGVSDRCWTSWCTKRNNRCVDLQVEDTGPCLEYLLQHKLLETLCTLGKAQYPLGMVQQVLLFFSKLLSQIQKPLLQLVGVYRPVQKLIGLCALPGSHTEKEEAQFLLVVCSRVKQDPHTLRYLLQVTAAPPTQPAARTPASDQSQPCTQASNHSKEPPLPASQSDSSTGRPVQSESGLLSALLQLAQSQRGSVCLKAFESLLMLSALQSESSGEILADHTQLGELLTGRLLQLYSLLPLESLDPGEVQSWPHTPWSSQFSHCRSDLRSKYSASNQMTNFFSWLDFLDHLMREAPQVLAVKLAQCVHRFWLFDILQPQLLHTCEQMVLVSTSILCVAVRFVQSSSLLDQLVHFLLRTHTLTYLLVQRCDHISDQISLASLSLVEELLQKPHRDILDVLVLTFLQSRSYLSAPAAGQEDRPLESNQTNEDSDDLEEDPFFSDSLLFSDSQLLLHPPPPPFSSSSSSAPPPSGLGSAADVVNSFLCLVPVQVRSAQLLQEGGYESYVHDAHTQVTQCESLSLSWDWPISLPSSSGEGEEFFEGHLLKVMFDRLGRVLEQPYELNLKLTAVLSRLSAFNHPLLQEYLLNPYIHLSHCSRSLFSVLIRLMGELMQRIQQVSNLTDRLLNTRRDLLGLNHNTGLEHLTLLRGVVVLEEFCKELAAIAFVKLPLDQVVTPLDQQ; from the exons atgacaGTCGtcctgtcagacagacagagatccCCTGGTGTCTCAGACAGATGTTGGACATCCTGGTGTACGAAGAGAAACAACAG GTGTGTTGATCTGCAGGTGGAGGACACAGGACCATGTTTGGAGTATCTGCTGCAACACAAACTGTTGGAGACCCTGTGCACTCTGGGAAAGGCTCAG tacCCCCTAGGCATGGTCCAGCAggtcttgttgttcttctccaAGTTGTTGTCTCAGATCCAGAAacctctgctgcagctggtcggCGTCTACAGGCCTGTGCAG AAGCTGATTGGTCTATGTGCACTTCCTGGTTCCCACACTGAGAAGGAGGAAGCTCAGTTCTTATTGGTGGTTTGCTCCAGAGTCAAACAGGATCCGCACACACTCAGATACCTCTTACAGGTAACGGCGGCACCACCAACTCAACCGGCAGCCAGGACACCAGcttctgaccaatcacagccctGCACACAAGCCTCCAATCACAGCAAAGAGCCGCCACTGCCAGCCAGCCAATCGGATTCATCTACCGGCCGCCCTGTCCAATCAGAATCCGGTCTGCTGTCGGCTCTGCTGCAGCTCGCCCAGAGTCAG AGGGGTTCGGTGTGTCTGAAGGCCTTTGAGAGCCTCCTCATGCTGTCTGCTCTCCAGTCCGAATCTTCAGGGGAGATTCTGGCCGATCATACCCAGCTGGGAGAGCTGCTTACTGGGAGGCTGCTACAGCTTTACTCTCTGCTGCCTCTGGAGAGTCTGGATCCTGGAGAGGTGCAGAGCTGGCCTCATACACCATGGAG CTCTCAGTTCTCTCACTGCAGATCTGATCTCAGGTCAAAGTATTCTGCTTCTAATCAGATGACCAACTTCTTCTCTTGGTTGGACTTCCTGGATCACCTGATGAGAGAAGCCCctcag gtgttgGCAGTGAAGCTAGCTCAGTGTGTTCATCGGTTTTGGTTGTTTGACATTCTTCAGCCTCAGCTGCTACACAC GTGTGAGCAGATGGTCCtggtctccacctccatccTCTGTGTTGCTGTCAGATTCGTACAGTCCTCGTCTCTGCTGGATCAGCTGGTTCACTTCctgctgaggacacacacactgacttacCTGCTTGTGCAGCGATGTGACCACATCTCTGACCAG ATCAGTTtggcctctctgtctctggtggAGGAGTTACTACAGAAGCCTCACAGGGACATTCTGGATGTCCTGGTGTTGACTTTCCTGCAGAGTCGTAGTTACCTGTCTGCACCTGCTGCAGGTCAGGAGGACAGGCCCCTCGAGAGCAACCAGACCAATGAGGACAGCGA tGATCTGGAGGAGGACCCGTTCTTCTCAGACAGCTTGCTGTTCTCAGACAGTCAGCtgcttcttcatcctcctcctcctcctttctcctcctcttcctcctctgctccaccTCCCTCTGGTCTGGGATCAGCTGCTGATGTTGtcaacag TTTCCTGTGTTTAGTTCCGGTTCAGGTTCGATCAGctcagctgctgcaggaagGAGGATACGAGTCGTACGTCCACGACGctcacacacag GTGACGCAgtgtgagtctctctctctgtcctgggaTTGGCCGATCagtcttccttcctcctcaggTGAGGGAGAGGAGTTCTTTGAAGGTCACCTGCTGAAAGTTATGTTTGACCGACTGGGGCGTGTCCTCGAGCAG CCGTACGAGTTAAACCTGAAGTTGACTGCAGTTCTGTCCAGACTGTCGGCCTTCAACCACCCGCTGCTGCAGGAATACCTGCTCAATCCATACATCCACCTATCTCACTGCTCCAGGTCGCTGTTCTCTGTCCTCATCAGG tTGATGGGAGAGTTGATGCAGAGAATCCAGCAGGTGTCCAacctgacagacagactgttGAACACCAGGAGAGACCTTCTGGGACTGAACCACAACACTGG ACTGGAGCACTTGACTCTGCTGAGAGGAGTTGTCGTCCTCGAGGAGTTCTGTAAGGAGCTTGCCGCCATTGCCTTTGTCAAACTGCCCCTGGACCAGGTAGTGACACCCCTGGACCAGCAGTGA
- the fam160b2 gene encoding protein FAM160B2 isoform X1 codes for METFSKLSSLLLRALETKEPTVELLESFVDHWKSITNYYIQTTDDSRPVRQTEIPWCLRQMLDILVYEEKQQVEDTGPCLEYLLQHKLLETLCTLGKAQYPLGMVQQVLLFFSKLLSQIQKPLLQLVGVYRPVQKLIGLCALPGSHTEKEEAQFLLVVCSRVKQDPHTLRYLLQVTAAPPTQPAARTPASDQSQPCTQASNHSKEPPLPASQSDSSTGRPVQSESGLLSALLQLAQSQRGSVCLKAFESLLMLSALQSESSGEILADHTQLGELLTGRLLQLYSLLPLESLDPGEVQSWPHTPWSSQFSHCRSDLRSKYSASNQMTNFFSWLDFLDHLMREAPQVLAVKLAQCVHRFWLFDILQPQLLHTCEQMVLVSTSILCVAVRFVQSSSLLDQLVHFLLRTHTLTYLLVQRCDHISDQISLASLSLVEELLQKPHRDILDVLVLTFLQSRSYLSAPAAGQEDRPLESNQTNEDSDDLEEDPFFSDSLLFSDSQLLLHPPPPPFSSSSSSAPPPSGLGSAADVVNSFLCLVPVQVRSAQLLQEGGYESYVHDAHTQVTQCESLSLSWDWPISLPSSSGEGEEFFEGHLLKVMFDRLGRVLEQPYELNLKLTAVLSRLSAFNHPLLQEYLLNPYIHLSHCSRSLFSVLIRLMGELMQRIQQVSNLTDRLLNTRRDLLGLNHNTGLEHLTLLRGVVVLEEFCKELAAIAFVKLPLDQVVTPLDQQ; via the exons ATGGAGACGTTCAGTAAGCTGAGCAGCTTGTTGCTGCGCGCGCTGGAGACG AAGGAGCCTACAGTTGAACTGCTGGAGTCCTTTGTTGATCATTGGAAATCAATAACTAACTATTACATCCAGACAACAG atgacaGTCGtcctgtcagacagacagagatccCCTGGTGTCTCAGACAGATGTTGGACATCCTGGTGTACGAAGAGAAACAACAG GTGGAGGACACAGGACCATGTTTGGAGTATCTGCTGCAACACAAACTGTTGGAGACCCTGTGCACTCTGGGAAAGGCTCAG tacCCCCTAGGCATGGTCCAGCAggtcttgttgttcttctccaAGTTGTTGTCTCAGATCCAGAAacctctgctgcagctggtcggCGTCTACAGGCCTGTGCAG AAGCTGATTGGTCTATGTGCACTTCCTGGTTCCCACACTGAGAAGGAGGAAGCTCAGTTCTTATTGGTGGTTTGCTCCAGAGTCAAACAGGATCCGCACACACTCAGATACCTCTTACAGGTAACGGCGGCACCACCAACTCAACCGGCAGCCAGGACACCAGcttctgaccaatcacagccctGCACACAAGCCTCCAATCACAGCAAAGAGCCGCCACTGCCAGCCAGCCAATCGGATTCATCTACCGGCCGCCCTGTCCAATCAGAATCCGGTCTGCTGTCGGCTCTGCTGCAGCTCGCCCAGAGTCAG AGGGGTTCGGTGTGTCTGAAGGCCTTTGAGAGCCTCCTCATGCTGTCTGCTCTCCAGTCCGAATCTTCAGGGGAGATTCTGGCCGATCATACCCAGCTGGGAGAGCTGCTTACTGGGAGGCTGCTACAGCTTTACTCTCTGCTGCCTCTGGAGAGTCTGGATCCTGGAGAGGTGCAGAGCTGGCCTCATACACCATGGAG CTCTCAGTTCTCTCACTGCAGATCTGATCTCAGGTCAAAGTATTCTGCTTCTAATCAGATGACCAACTTCTTCTCTTGGTTGGACTTCCTGGATCACCTGATGAGAGAAGCCCctcag gtgttgGCAGTGAAGCTAGCTCAGTGTGTTCATCGGTTTTGGTTGTTTGACATTCTTCAGCCTCAGCTGCTACACAC GTGTGAGCAGATGGTCCtggtctccacctccatccTCTGTGTTGCTGTCAGATTCGTACAGTCCTCGTCTCTGCTGGATCAGCTGGTTCACTTCctgctgaggacacacacactgacttacCTGCTTGTGCAGCGATGTGACCACATCTCTGACCAG ATCAGTTtggcctctctgtctctggtggAGGAGTTACTACAGAAGCCTCACAGGGACATTCTGGATGTCCTGGTGTTGACTTTCCTGCAGAGTCGTAGTTACCTGTCTGCACCTGCTGCAGGTCAGGAGGACAGGCCCCTCGAGAGCAACCAGACCAATGAGGACAGCGA tGATCTGGAGGAGGACCCGTTCTTCTCAGACAGCTTGCTGTTCTCAGACAGTCAGCtgcttcttcatcctcctcctcctcctttctcctcctcttcctcctctgctccaccTCCCTCTGGTCTGGGATCAGCTGCTGATGTTGtcaacag TTTCCTGTGTTTAGTTCCGGTTCAGGTTCGATCAGctcagctgctgcaggaagGAGGATACGAGTCGTACGTCCACGACGctcacacacag GTGACGCAgtgtgagtctctctctctgtcctgggaTTGGCCGATCagtcttccttcctcctcaggTGAGGGAGAGGAGTTCTTTGAAGGTCACCTGCTGAAAGTTATGTTTGACCGACTGGGGCGTGTCCTCGAGCAG CCGTACGAGTTAAACCTGAAGTTGACTGCAGTTCTGTCCAGACTGTCGGCCTTCAACCACCCGCTGCTGCAGGAATACCTGCTCAATCCATACATCCACCTATCTCACTGCTCCAGGTCGCTGTTCTCTGTCCTCATCAGG tTGATGGGAGAGTTGATGCAGAGAATCCAGCAGGTGTCCAacctgacagacagactgttGAACACCAGGAGAGACCTTCTGGGACTGAACCACAACACTGG ACTGGAGCACTTGACTCTGCTGAGAGGAGTTGTCGTCCTCGAGGAGTTCTGTAAGGAGCTTGCCGCCATTGCCTTTGTCAAACTGCCCCTGGACCAGGTAGTGACACCCCTGGACCAGCAGTGA
- the fam160b2 gene encoding protein FAM160B2 isoform X3, which translates to METFSKLSSLLLRALETKEPTVELLESFVDHWKSITNYYIQTTDDSRPVRQTEIPWCLRQMLDILVYEEKQQVEDTGPCLEYLLQHKLLETLCTLGKAQYPLGMVQQVLLFFSKLLSQIQKPLLQLVGVYRPVQLIGLCALPGSHTEKEEAQFLLVVCSRVKQDPHTLRYLLQVTAAPPTQPAARTPASDQSQPCTQASNHSKEPPLPASQSDSSTGRPVQSESGLLSALLQLAQSQRGSVCLKAFESLLMLSALQSESSGEILADHTQLGELLTGRLLQLYSLLPLESLDPGEVQSWPHTPWSSQFSHCRSDLRSKYSASNQMTNFFSWLDFLDHLMREAPQVLAVKLAQCVHRFWLFDILQPQLLHTCEQMVLVSTSILCVAVRFVQSSSLLDQLVHFLLRTHTLTYLLVQRCDHISDQISLASLSLVEELLQKPHRDILDVLVLTFLQSRSYLSAPAAGQEDRPLESNQTNEDSDDLEEDPFFSDSLLFSDSQLLLHPPPPPFSSSSSSAPPPSGLGSAADVVNSFLCLVPVQVRSAQLLQEGGYESYVHDAHTQVTQCESLSLSWDWPISLPSSSGEGEEFFEGHLLKVMFDRLGRVLEQPYELNLKLTAVLSRLSAFNHPLLQEYLLNPYIHLSHCSRSLFSVLIRLMGELMQRIQQVSNLTDRLLNTRRDLLGLNHNTGLEHLTLLRGVVVLEEFCKELAAIAFVKLPLDQVVTPLDQQ; encoded by the exons ATGGAGACGTTCAGTAAGCTGAGCAGCTTGTTGCTGCGCGCGCTGGAGACG AAGGAGCCTACAGTTGAACTGCTGGAGTCCTTTGTTGATCATTGGAAATCAATAACTAACTATTACATCCAGACAACAG atgacaGTCGtcctgtcagacagacagagatccCCTGGTGTCTCAGACAGATGTTGGACATCCTGGTGTACGAAGAGAAACAACAG GTGGAGGACACAGGACCATGTTTGGAGTATCTGCTGCAACACAAACTGTTGGAGACCCTGTGCACTCTGGGAAAGGCTCAG tacCCCCTAGGCATGGTCCAGCAggtcttgttgttcttctccaAGTTGTTGTCTCAGATCCAGAAacctctgctgcagctggtcggCGTCTACAGGCCTGTGCAG CTGATTGGTCTATGTGCACTTCCTGGTTCCCACACTGAGAAGGAGGAAGCTCAGTTCTTATTGGTGGTTTGCTCCAGAGTCAAACAGGATCCGCACACACTCAGATACCTCTTACAGGTAACGGCGGCACCACCAACTCAACCGGCAGCCAGGACACCAGcttctgaccaatcacagccctGCACACAAGCCTCCAATCACAGCAAAGAGCCGCCACTGCCAGCCAGCCAATCGGATTCATCTACCGGCCGCCCTGTCCAATCAGAATCCGGTCTGCTGTCGGCTCTGCTGCAGCTCGCCCAGAGTCAG AGGGGTTCGGTGTGTCTGAAGGCCTTTGAGAGCCTCCTCATGCTGTCTGCTCTCCAGTCCGAATCTTCAGGGGAGATTCTGGCCGATCATACCCAGCTGGGAGAGCTGCTTACTGGGAGGCTGCTACAGCTTTACTCTCTGCTGCCTCTGGAGAGTCTGGATCCTGGAGAGGTGCAGAGCTGGCCTCATACACCATGGAG CTCTCAGTTCTCTCACTGCAGATCTGATCTCAGGTCAAAGTATTCTGCTTCTAATCAGATGACCAACTTCTTCTCTTGGTTGGACTTCCTGGATCACCTGATGAGAGAAGCCCctcag gtgttgGCAGTGAAGCTAGCTCAGTGTGTTCATCGGTTTTGGTTGTTTGACATTCTTCAGCCTCAGCTGCTACACAC GTGTGAGCAGATGGTCCtggtctccacctccatccTCTGTGTTGCTGTCAGATTCGTACAGTCCTCGTCTCTGCTGGATCAGCTGGTTCACTTCctgctgaggacacacacactgacttacCTGCTTGTGCAGCGATGTGACCACATCTCTGACCAG ATCAGTTtggcctctctgtctctggtggAGGAGTTACTACAGAAGCCTCACAGGGACATTCTGGATGTCCTGGTGTTGACTTTCCTGCAGAGTCGTAGTTACCTGTCTGCACCTGCTGCAGGTCAGGAGGACAGGCCCCTCGAGAGCAACCAGACCAATGAGGACAGCGA tGATCTGGAGGAGGACCCGTTCTTCTCAGACAGCTTGCTGTTCTCAGACAGTCAGCtgcttcttcatcctcctcctcctcctttctcctcctcttcctcctctgctccaccTCCCTCTGGTCTGGGATCAGCTGCTGATGTTGtcaacag TTTCCTGTGTTTAGTTCCGGTTCAGGTTCGATCAGctcagctgctgcaggaagGAGGATACGAGTCGTACGTCCACGACGctcacacacag GTGACGCAgtgtgagtctctctctctgtcctgggaTTGGCCGATCagtcttccttcctcctcaggTGAGGGAGAGGAGTTCTTTGAAGGTCACCTGCTGAAAGTTATGTTTGACCGACTGGGGCGTGTCCTCGAGCAG CCGTACGAGTTAAACCTGAAGTTGACTGCAGTTCTGTCCAGACTGTCGGCCTTCAACCACCCGCTGCTGCAGGAATACCTGCTCAATCCATACATCCACCTATCTCACTGCTCCAGGTCGCTGTTCTCTGTCCTCATCAGG tTGATGGGAGAGTTGATGCAGAGAATCCAGCAGGTGTCCAacctgacagacagactgttGAACACCAGGAGAGACCTTCTGGGACTGAACCACAACACTGG ACTGGAGCACTTGACTCTGCTGAGAGGAGTTGTCGTCCTCGAGGAGTTCTGTAAGGAGCTTGCCGCCATTGCCTTTGTCAAACTGCCCCTGGACCAGGTAGTGACACCCCTGGACCAGCAGTGA
- the fam160b2 gene encoding protein FAM160B2 isoform X7 — protein MLDILVYEEKQQVEDTGPCLEYLLQHKLLETLCTLGKAQYPLGMVQQVLLFFSKLLSQIQKPLLQLVGVYRPVQKLIGLCALPGSHTEKEEAQFLLVVCSRVKQDPHTLRYLLQVTAAPPTQPAARTPASDQSQPCTQASNHSKEPPLPASQSDSSTGRPVQSESGLLSALLQLAQSQRGSVCLKAFESLLMLSALQSESSGEILADHTQLGELLTGRLLQLYSLLPLESLDPGEVQSWPHTPWSSQFSHCRSDLRSKYSASNQMTNFFSWLDFLDHLMREAPQVLAVKLAQCVHRFWLFDILQPQLLHTCEQMVLVSTSILCVAVRFVQSSSLLDQLVHFLLRTHTLTYLLVQRCDHISDQISLASLSLVEELLQKPHRDILDVLVLTFLQSRSYLSAPAAGQEDRPLESNQTNEDSDDLEEDPFFSDSLLFSDSQLLLHPPPPPFSSSSSSAPPPSGLGSAADVVNSFLCLVPVQVRSAQLLQEGGYESYVHDAHTQVTQCESLSLSWDWPISLPSSSGEGEEFFEGHLLKVMFDRLGRVLEQPYELNLKLTAVLSRLSAFNHPLLQEYLLNPYIHLSHCSRSLFSVLIRLMGELMQRIQQVSNLTDRLLNTRRDLLGLNHNTGLEHLTLLRGVVVLEEFCKELAAIAFVKLPLDQVVTPLDQQ, from the exons ATGTTGGACATCCTGGTGTACGAAGAGAAACAACAG GTGGAGGACACAGGACCATGTTTGGAGTATCTGCTGCAACACAAACTGTTGGAGACCCTGTGCACTCTGGGAAAGGCTCAG tacCCCCTAGGCATGGTCCAGCAggtcttgttgttcttctccaAGTTGTTGTCTCAGATCCAGAAacctctgctgcagctggtcggCGTCTACAGGCCTGTGCAG AAGCTGATTGGTCTATGTGCACTTCCTGGTTCCCACACTGAGAAGGAGGAAGCTCAGTTCTTATTGGTGGTTTGCTCCAGAGTCAAACAGGATCCGCACACACTCAGATACCTCTTACAGGTAACGGCGGCACCACCAACTCAACCGGCAGCCAGGACACCAGcttctgaccaatcacagccctGCACACAAGCCTCCAATCACAGCAAAGAGCCGCCACTGCCAGCCAGCCAATCGGATTCATCTACCGGCCGCCCTGTCCAATCAGAATCCGGTCTGCTGTCGGCTCTGCTGCAGCTCGCCCAGAGTCAG AGGGGTTCGGTGTGTCTGAAGGCCTTTGAGAGCCTCCTCATGCTGTCTGCTCTCCAGTCCGAATCTTCAGGGGAGATTCTGGCCGATCATACCCAGCTGGGAGAGCTGCTTACTGGGAGGCTGCTACAGCTTTACTCTCTGCTGCCTCTGGAGAGTCTGGATCCTGGAGAGGTGCAGAGCTGGCCTCATACACCATGGAG CTCTCAGTTCTCTCACTGCAGATCTGATCTCAGGTCAAAGTATTCTGCTTCTAATCAGATGACCAACTTCTTCTCTTGGTTGGACTTCCTGGATCACCTGATGAGAGAAGCCCctcag gtgttgGCAGTGAAGCTAGCTCAGTGTGTTCATCGGTTTTGGTTGTTTGACATTCTTCAGCCTCAGCTGCTACACAC GTGTGAGCAGATGGTCCtggtctccacctccatccTCTGTGTTGCTGTCAGATTCGTACAGTCCTCGTCTCTGCTGGATCAGCTGGTTCACTTCctgctgaggacacacacactgacttacCTGCTTGTGCAGCGATGTGACCACATCTCTGACCAG ATCAGTTtggcctctctgtctctggtggAGGAGTTACTACAGAAGCCTCACAGGGACATTCTGGATGTCCTGGTGTTGACTTTCCTGCAGAGTCGTAGTTACCTGTCTGCACCTGCTGCAGGTCAGGAGGACAGGCCCCTCGAGAGCAACCAGACCAATGAGGACAGCGA tGATCTGGAGGAGGACCCGTTCTTCTCAGACAGCTTGCTGTTCTCAGACAGTCAGCtgcttcttcatcctcctcctcctcctttctcctcctcttcctcctctgctccaccTCCCTCTGGTCTGGGATCAGCTGCTGATGTTGtcaacag TTTCCTGTGTTTAGTTCCGGTTCAGGTTCGATCAGctcagctgctgcaggaagGAGGATACGAGTCGTACGTCCACGACGctcacacacag GTGACGCAgtgtgagtctctctctctgtcctgggaTTGGCCGATCagtcttccttcctcctcaggTGAGGGAGAGGAGTTCTTTGAAGGTCACCTGCTGAAAGTTATGTTTGACCGACTGGGGCGTGTCCTCGAGCAG CCGTACGAGTTAAACCTGAAGTTGACTGCAGTTCTGTCCAGACTGTCGGCCTTCAACCACCCGCTGCTGCAGGAATACCTGCTCAATCCATACATCCACCTATCTCACTGCTCCAGGTCGCTGTTCTCTGTCCTCATCAGG tTGATGGGAGAGTTGATGCAGAGAATCCAGCAGGTGTCCAacctgacagacagactgttGAACACCAGGAGAGACCTTCTGGGACTGAACCACAACACTGG ACTGGAGCACTTGACTCTGCTGAGAGGAGTTGTCGTCCTCGAGGAGTTCTGTAAGGAGCTTGCCGCCATTGCCTTTGTCAAACTGCCCCTGGACCAGGTAGTGACACCCCTGGACCAGCAGTGA